ATTAATTATCTAAATTCATGTATTGAGAAAACATTTGCATTGTAATCAGATTTTTATATTATTGAGAAAAAGTATATAGTCTATTTTGTGAAGGTGAAGATTTTATGCCTCCATATTTAAAACGCGGAAGAAATGAAGGTTGAAAATATTCTTTCAATTAATGAGAAGTTAAAATGACTCATAACATTCGGCATATGCTTCTATATATGTAAGTGGATACAATATCTCTCCATTTCCTGTCACATTCTCatcaagttagattttttttttttttactgtcttTTGCTTTTTATAAGTGCAAGAAATGAATAGAAGGCTATGATTTCACTCAAAGAGACGGGGATAAACTTGATCAAagaatatataaatattagttttttttataataattatAACAATAAATTCAGTCATAAATAATTTTCTTTAACGATCGCACGAAGCGCGAGCTAATTACTATTAAGAAGAACCGGTTGGTGCTCCTTTTTCGTTATCCGTTGtggactccccccccccccccccataaaaaaaattgggccccatattaaacaggcccataaaaaaaattatgggccccatatatattaaacaacaattaatattaaaaaaaaaatgtgggtcccatattaaacaccatctagtattaaaaaaaaaatggaacccaccacatccaaactcatgggaaaaaaaaagtagaccccatattaacaaaatcaagcaatattgaaaaaaaaagtgaatcccatatttaaaaaacaaacaatgttaaaaaaaatgcgggccccatattaaacaccatgcgtattcgtagcaaacactaatataataaagttttaaatacggagcacaaactataatgttatattaatcgtgttttgaacatagtatcccatattaacaagatcaagcaatatatataaaaaaaaaagaatcccattttaaaaatataaacaatgtaaaaaaaaaaagtgcagactttgtattcttagcaaacactaatataataaagttttaaatacggagcacaaattacaatgttatatcaatcgtgttttgaacatagtatatataaaaaaaaaagggtcccatattaaacaggtccataaaaaaaaattgtaaaaaaaaattgtgagccccatatatatatatatatagtgcaaattaataatgtcaaaaaaaaaaagtgcaccccgtattaaaaatcaaacaatattcatgtaatttctaaagtatctcagtaagtcaataatgatggattcattgccgcgtgcgtatcaatccattagtgggagcaaatgaaattacttttcttcaaaaggttaagtagtcaaaccatacaattttctttctttttttatattagcctgagatctaatgtagatattaaactgttgtatttgttattccgccatatcatttatttgttatgtttactaaaataaatatacttaaaatatttatattttaaaataagatagaatttaatttcttttttatttttattcttactctaataaatgtgaaaagagattaatgtcgtaaaaaaaatatatcaaatggagatcaaataatgaataaggtaaattagtcaaattataattctaatcgacgttttcttaaaaaaaaacatccaaaagacaacatgacaagtaaaacgagctaaaccgagaatctttaccaaaaattaaaaaattgtatttcttcgtttaaatagaaaatcaatttagaaaatcaatttttactttgtttcgttttaaacatgtaaaattaatttaataatttgaattagaattatctaaatcaaaatttgataaaaaataataagtattttacagctttaaattaatcgaattaaaattgaaagtatcaactgatgcttaaatattggtattgttttatctcaaagagaggaaaatagtttccttttaaacaagtcttctcttttaaaaagtattaataaattttcgtagcaaacacgaataaaataaagttctagatacggagcacaattacaatgttatattaatcatatatatatatatatatatatatacatattatcattatctaaacacaattacatatacataaatacattataatccaaagtgttgggcccgtgctattAATAAGTGAAGGGTTGGGTACGACAAAGGGTAATTCAATAAATGTATCTTTGGTCCTTCAGGGTATTTCCGGtattctacaaatggtcaaatAGTAACTTTGGCACTAGATTTTTTCTCACTCTAGGTGTACTTGCACTCCAAAATTCTGGAATGATCTTTCAACTTGTGTCTCTGGAAGTGTCCATCTTCGTCTTCACCCTCAATTTGTGTCTCTGGAAGTTCACCCTTGAGGTATGCTTCTCCTTCTTGCCCTAATTTTCTTCAAATTTACCAATTTTATGGCTTAAATTCATTGTTATTGTCAGAATTTTCATGAATTATCTCTTCAATGTTCTTTGGCTTTTTTTCCATTGTACTGCTGAGCTATTGTGTGCTGCTTCTTCCGATTTTCTGGTGGGTTCTTTTGgttgcttccttttttttttttttttttttttttttgtttgtttgcttAGCTTTCTGGTGGTGGGTTTGcttcaaaaaatcaaaaattgTAAAATTTTGAAATGACAAACCCGGTTGAAGAATACACTGTTTAATTTTTTGTTGAGTTTTGGGACTAAATTTACTGCACTTGGAGTTTGGTGATTTAGTAGCCTTCTTGCTAAATTTGGGTAGAAAGTAGAGTCTTAGTTTTGATGTTGTTCCTTTGAAATCATTACTCTAAGCAGGACTATAATGAAAATATAGAGCTTTGTTGACTAGGTTTTCTAATTTGATGTCGGAGAAATTTGATTTATCTTTATAATGTATAAAGTAGAATCTTAGTTTTGATGTTGTTCCCATGAAACCATTACTCTAAGCATGATTATAATGAAAATATAGAGCTTTTGTTGACTGCGTTTTCTAATTTGGTTGCTCCATATCGTCGGAGAAATTTGATTTATCTTTATAATATATAATAATCTTTTGTTGAAAGTTATATCAAAATGGTCGGCTCAAATATGACCTGTAAAAGGAACCAAATCTCATCTTTTTTGGTCGAGCAGTGAAGAAAGTGGGATTACAGGGCAGGGCCTTAGATGTTAGCGAGGTCATGTCAAGTTTGAAATTAAAGGCAGGGACTTTTCAAGTGTAGATGCACTTCCAAAATAAGTGAACATTCTTCTTGTATAAATGAACAAAAAATTGTACAACATCATTGATGAGTGTTGTTTTAAACTTTTAATGGTGTAAAATCTTTAATTTGTACCATGTAAAATGCTTCAACAACTAATAGAAACTATTAACAGAAGACAATGCTCCAAGTTTGCCTAGCTTCCTCTAAGAGATTCTAGAACCAAAAGAATGTTATAATGTAATAGATTCAGCAAACGTTCTAAAGTTCGTAAGTTGTCACGAACTTGAGCCAAAGCCATTGATAAACTACTTTTTGTAATCAAGATAGTTCTTCAGAAACTTTGACTTACACTTAAGATTGTATCATGGTTTTAGGTGTAAACTGCAAGATAAGAAAAAGAGAAGGACAAACTTGTGAGCACATAATGTAGCATGGATCCAATTTACAGTTTCAGTTTACCTGCAGCAAGACACAAAACACATCCCTATAAAAGGGTAAagaaaaaatatagaaaaaaaaaggtgCTAGATTGAAAAGGTTAGAGCTTTTTCAGGTTCAGTTTGTGTTTGACAAGTTTTGATGCAAAGTTATGTTTTTTCCCCTTTTCAATAGTTCAGAGCTTTATGTTGAAGAGTTGTGGTTATTTTGTTAACGGGGTTTTGATTTCTTTCTTGGGAATGGGGATCTTATATTTCCAGAATCTATACGTTGTCAGGTATTTTTCATCTCTCTCCGTGCTCTTCGTCCTCTTTTCTCGATTTTTCTGGTGAGTTCTTTTCAGCTCTATTCAATTTTATTTCCATTTTTCTGGTTCAGTTTTCTGGCCTCCTTCATATTTTCCTGGTTTCTCTGGTTCAATTTTTTTGCCTCTGTCTAATTTGTTACATTAGATAAGTTTTGCATTGTTTTTTCCCCTTCTTCTTGCAATAGTTTCTACCCATCACTCCTGCATTCTTTTGAAATTTTGTCcagtttttctttaattttagtTTTCCTACTCTTCGCATAATTTTTTGCTAGGTGTTTTATATGCATGCCAGTAATTGTATCTGATCTGCGCATGCATATTTGCAAATAGATAACTGGTGCATATTTAGTTGTATATTTTATATTTGTTATTACAGATCGGTGACGCCTTTTCAATTTTTGGCACCAATTAATTACTGCAAATCGAAATATCCATGTAAAAAATTGTAGTATCGAGCTTATGCTTGCTTACTTGTCCACATTGTAGGCTATAATAACATAAATACCCTTCGTCGTCTATGCGACTCACGCTTATTATAAAGTTAAATTAAATGTGTCTGTTTTCCTCCTGTCAACTTTATGTTGCTTTATCAAGAGCAAAAAGTTCAGACTGTGTAAAAATATTAATCCGACCTAGAACAATAGACGATCCCGATGATCATTCTACCTACAATATAGTATATAATGAAATTATCCATAAAGCATTCTCTTAGGACTTTCAAAAAGTTACTAACTATTCATATAACATATGTAAGTTATTGCTTGCATTTACATttttcatcaaccttacttcctTTATCATACTATTCGATTGTTTAACccactttaattatttttcagGGGATATAAAATGACACAGCTACTTGGTATATATGCAATCACTCTTGAAATACCAGACTGGACCTGTAAAGTGTAAGTTGTGGATATATGCAAACCATGAGAAGGTTCTCACCATAAGATAAAATATTTGAACATGATCTGCAATATTGAAAATTTTGGTTTCTTCATATTCAAAATCTGCAGTTAAGCTACTTTCTCTCCCATTCATGCTTTGTAATATGTTTTTCACTATTTTGGTTACCAATATTTCACTGGTAGCTGTATCTTTTCGTTTCAAAAgttctttttttcaaatttttcttcGTTTAATTCACCCACGCCTCATAATGGGACTCTGGTGGTAACTCTTACGTTTTCTGACAGTTTCATTTTTGCCAAATTTGGTTCTGCGGTTTAAGCTCTGAGTTTCATGTCATTTAttaatatgtgtttttcttgcttatTTAAATTTTTCTTCCTTCTTAAGAAGTAGACTTGTAAGGTGaaattcttctcctttttttattttttattttttttactgttAGTACCCTGTGCAATATGTGATTCACGCGAATGACTTGCGGTATTGGGGAACTGTGCGTACCAGTGAACCCAAGGCTTTTGATTATATGCCCAAAATaactaaatactttttttttgtgGCTTTTGTTTCTCCACAGGTGTTCTAAGACCTACTCTTCTGTCATTCAGGAGCTGAAAAGGTGCATTTACTTTTACTTTTCAATATTGGTAAACAATATATATGCAGTGTTAAGAAATCATGTTCGAATGTATTCTATTTGCTTGCGTTGTGTATTTTTATTGTGCTGTTACTGCTACATTTTGTTGAACACGGTGTCAACAAGTAAAACCAGGTTATTACATAACCTTGATCAAAAGAAAAAGTAGATATAACTTATCACTGCCCTCATTCTTCGTTTGACTTTGACAGTGAGTCTTTTCAAATGAACATGTGTTTTAGCTTTAAAGAAGGCATATTTTCTTCTTTCTTAAAATCTTTGTAGATCTTTCTTACCGTTGCAGCTCCTGGGAGATATTCTGCTATATTGCTCAGATTATGTTGCAATGA
The sequence above is a segment of the Lycium barbarum isolate Lr01 chromosome 6, ASM1917538v2, whole genome shotgun sequence genome. Coding sequences within it:
- the LOC132600562 gene encoding uncharacterized protein LOC132600562 isoform X1, whose amino-acid sequence is MIFQLVSLEVSIFVFTLNLCLWKFTLENLYVVRYFSSLSVLFVLFSRFFWGYKMTQLLGIYAITLEIPDWTCKVCSKTYSSVIQELKRSFLPLQLLGDILLYCSDYVAMTLSVSSRGNLRSLLSLCKVRWITDDVGIPFLQRKEGSDNPAEADVVKCKKGESKAMKQEFKTLYIDVCGQL
- the LOC132600562 gene encoding uncharacterized protein LOC132600562 isoform X4, with protein sequence MIFQLVSLEVSIFVFTLNLCLWKFTLENLYVVRYFSSLSVLFVLFSRFFWGYKMTQLLGIYAITLEIPDWTCKVCSKTYSSVIQELKRSFLPLQLLGDILLYCSDYVAMTLSVSSRGNLRSLLSLCKGH
- the LOC132600562 gene encoding uncharacterized protein LOC132600562 isoform X3; protein product: MIFQLVSLEVSIFVFTLNLCLWKFTLENLYVVRYFSSLSVLFVLFSRFFWGYKMTQLLGIYAITLEIPDWTCKVCSKTYSSVIQELKRSFLPLQLLGDILLYCSDYVAMTLSVSSRGNLRSLLSLCKGECNFW
- the LOC132600562 gene encoding uncharacterized protein LOC132600562 isoform X2 — its product is MFFGFFSIVLLSYCVLLLPIFWYFSSLSVLFVLFSRFFWGYKMTQLLGIYAITLEIPDWTCKVCSKTYSSVIQELKRSFLPLQLLGDILLYCSDYVAMTLSVSSRGNLRSLLSLCKVRWITDDVGIPFLQRKEGSDNPAEADVVKCKKGESKAMKQEFKTLYIDVCGQL